The following nucleotide sequence is from Luteolibacter sp. Y139.
GCCGAGGGCGGCGCTGCCCATCATGCGCATCTTGCGGGCCTTCAGAGAGGCCTTGCGGAAGCGCTCGAGGCCGGTGCGGAGGGCTTCCTCGTCCTTGCCGCAGCCGACGAAGAGGGCGCACTCCTCAAGCTTGGTGCGCTTGCTGACGGAGATGGGGCGGCCATCGAGCATCGGCACGCCGCCTTTTTCGACGGTCCAGGTTTCGCCGACGATGGGATCGTGAATGACGCCGACGGTCACTTCGCCCTTTTCGCGGAGGGCGATGGAGACGCAGAAGTGGGGGATGCCGTAGTAGAAGTTCACTGTGCCATCGATGGGGTCGACGATCCACTCGCGGTCGCTGTCGGGATTGCCGCCCATGCCTTCCTCGCCGTAGAGGGCGTCGCCGGGGCGTGCGCCGAGGAGGATGTCCTCGATGAGCTTCTGGGACTCCTTGTCGAGGGCGAGCTTGATATCGTGGTGGGTGGCTTCATCGACGGCGGCTTCGAGGCCGAAGTTCGCCTTGAGCAGCTTGCCCGCTTCCTTGGCGGCGTGGACGGTGAGTTCGAGGTCGGTCACGGCGGGGAACGTGGCGTGAGGGAGCGGCGGTGCCAAGGGGAGAACGCGACAGGGTGGTTTCGGGGGATATTGGACGAGGTTTTTTAGCCGCAGAGGGCGTAAAGGACGCAAAGAAGGGTTTCTTTGGGGCCTTTGCGTTACTTACGGGGGAGATTTTTCCACTGCTATGGAGTCGCAACCTTATCTATCATCCCGGCGATGGAATCACCCGCCTTGGATTACGATATCATTGATGCTGTCTCCGCCGAGTACCTCGTTACCCGCGTTCGCAGGAAACTCGACGAGGGATGGAAGCTGGTGGGTGCTCCGATGTTTGTGGCCAATACCTGGTGCCAGGCGATGACCCAGGGCGACACGGAGGCATCCCATGTCGCCTCGTCGCTGTCAGAGATCAACCGGGCGCTGCAGGAGCTGGCGGGGTCGATCGGCCGGAAGTGATGGATCGCGTGAAAAAGGCCGCCAGGAATTTCCGGGCGGCCTGCGAGTCTGGCTTCGTCTGGTTTGGGTCAGGCTCTTTTCTTCACGAAGGAGAACAAGGCGAAGAGGAGGAAGACCACGAAACAGATTTTGGCGATGGTGGCTGCGAGTCCGGATAGGGAGGCGAAGCCGAGGAACCCTGCGATGAGGGCGATGATGATGAAGACAATGGCGTAGTGGAGCATGGCTGGAGGAGGTTGGAGTTTGGTTTACCCGGGAAATCTCCGCCGCGCCGTTTCACGGGGGAAACGGCTTTTGGTGCTGTATCAATCTCGTCTGCTTTGGTGGATATGGAAGGTTATTTTATTCAGATGCCCTGTCGGATTTATTGTCCGATTTTGAGGTCGTGAATCAGCCACAGATGAACGGGATGGGATGAAGTGCCGGGTGATCCATGAAAGGCGGAGATAAGCTTTGGCGGTGCCTTGCGAAGGAGCACTGAAGTGAAAATTTACCTGCTGGAGTCCACCGCGTTTTTACGTAGTGTCGCCGCTCGTCCCCCCCGGGCATTAAGGCAGCGTGATGCATTCGCACACGCTTGCCTGCTTGGGGACATGCCATGTCTCCCCCGGCCAACTATAGTCCAAGCGCGGAATTCCTTTTCGCCAATGAGAAGGGAATGAGGCGTCTGCGGCGGATGCACC
It contains:
- a CDS encoding inositol monophosphatase family protein gives rise to the protein MTDLELTVHAAKEAGKLLKANFGLEAAVDEATHHDIKLALDKESQKLIEDILLGARPGDALYGEEGMGGNPDSDREWIVDPIDGTVNFYYGIPHFCVSIALREKGEVTVGVIHDPIVGETWTVEKGGVPMLDGRPISVSKRTKLEECALFVGCGKDEEALRTGLERFRKASLKARKMRMMGSAALGMAYIASGRLDGYIESRISLWDIAAGKLLVEAAGGKVDLEPAKDADAWAIVATNGKIPIEEIL
- a CDS encoding DUF1737 domain-containing protein, producing the protein MESPALDYDIIDAVSAEYLVTRVRRKLDEGWKLVGAPMFVANTWCQAMTQGDTEASHVASSLSEINRALQELAGSIGRK
- a CDS encoding DUF1328 domain-containing protein, yielding MLHYAIVFIIIALIAGFLGFASLSGLAATIAKICFVVFLLFALFSFVKKRA